One Penaeus monodon isolate SGIC_2016 unplaced genomic scaffold, NSTDA_Pmon_1 PmonScaffold_23034, whole genome shotgun sequence genomic window, ttttttttttttctctgaaaattgAATGAGGTCAGGTAGACCTAGTATTTGACCCTTTGATGACTGAGCACTAGTAGAGCATTAGTGTGTAAGTAGATTTGACAAAGCAAAAGTACAGTAGATAGTGCAGGACCCAGGGATTTTAAGATCACAGTTTCCTGCTAATGTTACATAATCTTTAAACTATATTCTTCACCTTAACTGACAGGAAGCAGGGGTCTTTGTGAGCTTGGTCATGGGGAGAATTATGTATTGGCTGTGCTTAGTAAATCAAGATAGGCTTCAAAAATATTTCATCTGAAAATACCCAAGGGTGTAGACCAATTTTCATGAGACACTTGGGCATATAAGATGAACTGAAAGTATTATGTCAGAATGATAGTGAATGAAAAGTAAAGATCTCATTTTTACTTTAAAGGATTACATCTATATTGATGGCTACCCAACTTCCAGAGTTTATCTCCACCATGTCCAGTCCCAGAACCTGCGCCGGCATTATCAGAAGGAGTGGAGTCGTCCTCTCCATCAGGACAGCAGCCTTCTCCGTCCACACCTCGACTACCCTTGCCGAATTCTCAGCGCGTCACCACCACTCCGGAAGGGAACCAGACGCCAACATCAGCACATGGGTATGAGAAAATAACAGTCAAGCTAAAAAAGTCTCAATTCTCTCCCAATGAGATGGTCGTTGTGGGCAGTGCAAGGGATGCTCAGGAACAGTTTGAACtaaggtaagattttttttttctgactgctgTTTGCTATGTTTTTCTAGATttcattatatgataatgaaaatgagaagggaAGGCAAACTTCAAGTTGAAAGACTTGATAAGTTAACCCATTGCTGCTAGGTGGTTTCCCATTATatgtgagaagtaaaagtattgagaaagacttgctgacagggatggtgataggaaacagaggaagaggcaaaccaaagacaagactgagtgacaatatcaaagatatttgcgggctgtcgatggtacaagtggaaagaaaagcgtaagatcgagtttagtggcgaaggatggtggagaggtccacggctgctcaaacatgagcataccgttattgatgatgatatatatatatatgtatgtatgtatgtataattatatataatatatatattatatattatatatatatatatatatatatatatatatatataatatttatatatatatataatatatatatatatataatatatatatataattatatatattataatatatatatatattatataattatatatatattatatatatatatatatatatattatattatattatatatatatatattatatatatatatatatatatatatatatatatatattatatatatatatatatatatattagactatatatgtatatatatatatatatatagtaatataatataatatatatatatatatatcatatatatattatatatatatatatatatatatatatatatatatatatatatatagatatataatatgatatatatatataatataatgatgtatatataagatataatataatatatatatatatataatatatatatataatatatataatatatatatatataatatatatatatagtataatataatactatatataatatatataatatataatatatattatatatatataatatatagtatatataaatataatatacatataatatataatatatatataaatatatataatatatataaaatatatacatatatataatatatatataatagtatatatatatacatacatacatacatatatatatatatatcatcatcaataacggtatgctcatgtttgagcagccgtggacctctccaccatccttcgccactaaactcgatcttacgcttttctttccacttgtaccatcgacagcccgcaaatatctttgatattg contains:
- the LOC119570199 gene encoding uncharacterized protein LOC119570199, producing the protein MYRLFSSERCPRLVRLRLSPDARTLVVYDTHTHEPPKSPGQFQSLSPPCPVPEPAPALSEGVESSSPSGQQPSPSTPRLPLPNSQRVTTTPEGNQTPTSAHGYEKITVKLKKSQFSPNEMVVVGSARDAQEQFELR